Proteins found in one Fusarium oxysporum Fo47 chromosome V, complete sequence genomic segment:
- a CDS encoding chitin synthase class II, with the protein MDPNMSRPPDYSLPPYDDEDLHHTPTGYSPAAVRLLTSEEHYDSHTIRSPRNLNYQPSVRSSRSGSIFDDAPSMAPPGGSYVSYGMHDDGSPQRPWTPSSRVSGFTRSDLSRPPPSDGMYEPSDLNGSPRPGTPSSRYGGSPRRPLPPAPLFSNSRQPVPPIADDATISIPLHDTYDDDVFAPESDLSDARPHPVDRSSYMSSESQDTLNEGDMEDYDKVEHYGPAPTGAQERRGVRAPQMSRKEVQLINGELVLECKIPTILYSFLPRRGEVEFTHMRYTAVTCDPDDFVERGYTLRQTFGKTVRETELFICVTMYNEDEIGFTRTMHAVMKNISHFCSRSRSRTWGETGWQKIVVCIVSDGREKIHPRTLDALAAMGVYQHGIAKNFVNNRAVQAHVYEYTTQVSLDSDLKFKGAEKGIVPCQMIFCLKEKNQRKLNSHRWFFNAFGKALNPNVCILLDVGTRPSGTSLYHLWKAFDTDSNVAGACGEIKAMKGRLGANLLNPLVASQNFEYKMSNILDKPLESVFGYITVLPGALSAYRYHALQNDETGHGPLSQYFKGETLHGQHADVFTANMYLAEDRILCWELVAKRGERWVLKYVKGCTGETDVPDTVPEFISQRRRWLNGAFFAAVYSLVHFKQIWFTDHTLARKILLHMEFLYQFIQLMFTFFSLANFYLTFYFVAGGLTDPKVDPFGHNIATVIFHILRYACVLLISTQFILSLGNRPQGSKKLYLISMIIYSIIMVYTTFATFYIIIHQLTSKDDKIEMGDNVFTNMIVSILSTIGMYFIMSILYLDPWHMITSSAQYFILLPSYICTLQVYAFCNTHDVTWGTKGDNVMKTDLGGAVGKGETVELEMPSEQLDIDSGYDEALRNLRDRLEVPESPPSESQLQEDYYKSVRTYLVLTWMIGNGILGMAVSEIYSARGIGDNYYLRFLLWSVAALAVFRAIGSTTFAVLNVINMIVEGRVRLSLKAPRWMGGLKERVNDKMSSVSSNLRS; encoded by the exons ATGGACCCGAATATGTCGCGCCCGCCCGACTACAGCCTCCCTCCCTATGATGACGAGGACCTTCATCACACACCCACCGGTTACAGTCCCGCTGCTGTGAGACTGTTGACATCCGAAGAACACTACGACTCTCATAC TATCCGAAGTCCTCGAAACCTCAACTATCAGCCGAGTGTTCGATCATCGAGATCCGGTTCCATCTTCGACGATGCCCCATCAATGGCGCCCCCAGGGGGTTCCTACGTGTCCTATGGTATGCATGATGATGGCTCTCCCCAGCGACCCTGGACGCCCTCGTCACGGGTGTCCGGATTCACAAGATCCGACTTATCAAGACCTCCTCCTTCAGATGGCATGTATGAGCCTTCCGATCTGAATGGGAGCCCCAGACCAGGAACACCATCCTCGAGATACGGCGGCAGTCCAAGACGTCCACTCCCTCCGGCACCTCTCTTTTCAAACTCAAGGCAGCCTGTCCCGCCAATTGCAGACGATGCGACTATCTCTATTCCTTTGCATGATACTTATGACGACGATGTCTTTGCGCCTGAATCCGACCTGAGTGATGCACGACCTCATCCAGTTGACCGCAGCTCATATATGTCTTCTGAGTCGCAAGACACACTAAACGAGGGAGACATGGAAGACTACGACAAGGTTGAGCATTATGGCCCTGCCCCGACTGGCGCACAAGAGAGAAGAGGCGTTCGCGCACCTCAAATGTCAAGAAAGGAGGTCCAGCTCATCAACGGTGAGCTGGTGCTGGAGTGTAAAATCCCGACAATTCTGTACAGTTTCTTGCCTCGAAGAGGCGAGGTTGAGTTCACTCACATGCGTTACACCGCCGTTACGTGCGACCCTGATGATTTTGTCGAAAGAGGCTACACATTGCGACAAACCTTTGGCAAGACTGTTCGAGAGACGGAATTGTTCATTTGTGTCACCATGTACAACGAAGATGAAATAGGATTCACTCGAACGATGCATGCCGTCATGAAGAACATCTCGCACTTCTGCTCTCGATCGCGCTCCCGTACCTGGGGTGAGACTGGATGGCAAAAGATTGTCGTCTGCATTGTCTCTGATGGTCGAGAGAAGATCCACCCTCGCACTCTAGATGCGCTCGCTGCCATGGGTGTCTACCAGCACGGTATCGCAAAGAATTTTGTCAACAACCGCGCTGTGCAAGCACACGTCTACGAATACACAACCCAGGTCTCTCTCGATTCCGacctcaagttcaagggTGCCGAGAAGGGCATTGTTCCTTGCCAAATGATCTTCTGTCTCAAGGAAAAGAACCAGCGTAAGCTAAACTCTCACCGTTGGTTCTTCAATGCCTTTGGAAAGGCTCTCAACCCGAACGTCTGCATTTTGCTGGATGTTGGTACTCGCCCCAGTGGCACCTCACTGTACCATCTCTGGAAGGCCTTCGATACTGACTCCAACGTCGCTGGTGCTTGTGGAGAGATTAAAGCGATGAAGGGCAGACTGGGCGCTAACCTGCTCAATCCTCTCGTTGCGTCCCAGAACTTCGAGTATAAAATGTCCAACATCCTTGATAAGCCTCTCGAGTCCGTCTTCGGATACATTACTGTCCTTCCCGGTGCCCTGAGTGCGTACCGATACCACGCGCTTCAGAATGATGAGACTGGTCACGGTCCTCTCAGCCAGTACTTCAAGGGTGAGACATTGCATGGTCAACACGCTGATGTCTTCACTGCCAACATGTACCTTGCTGAAGATCGTATCCTTTGCTGGGAGTTGGTCGCGAAACGTGGTGAGAGATGGGTTCTCAAGTACGTTAAGGGATGTACCGGTGAAACCGATGTGCCTG ATACTGTTCCTGAATTCATCTCACAACGTCGTCGATGGCTCAATGGTGCCTTCTTTGCCGCTGTTTACTCCCTTGTCCACTTCAAGCAGATTTGGTTTACCGACCACACCCTTGCTCGTAAAATCCTTCTGCACATGGAGTTCTTGTATCAGTTCATTCAGCTCATgttcaccttcttctccctggCCAACTTCTATCTCACCTTCTACTTCGTTGCAGGCGGTTTGACAGACCCCAAAGTCGACCCGTTCGGACACAACATCGCTACCGTCATCTTCCACATTCTGCGGTATGCCTGCGTGCTTCTCATATCAACACAGTTTATCCTTTCTCTCGGTAATCGACCTCAAGGCTCCAAGAAGCTATACCTGATCAGCATGATTATTtacagcatcatcatggtTTACACGACATTTGCTACATTTTACATCATTATTCACCAACTCACGTCCAAAGACGATAAGATCGAGATGGGTGACAACGTCTTTACGAATATGATTGTGTCTATCCTGTCTACAATCGGCATGTACTTCATCATGTCTATTTTGTATCTCGATCCATGGCACATGATCACATCTTCGGCCCAGTACTTTATCCTTCTTCCCAGCTACATCTGCACCTTACAAGTCTACGCCTTCTGTAACACACACGATGTTACCTGGGGTACCAAGGGTGACAACGTCATGAAGACTGATCTTGGTGGTGCTGTGGGTAAGGGTGAGACTGTCGAGCTGGAAATGCCCAGTGAACAGCTCGATATTGACAGTGGATACGATGAGGCTCTTCGCAATCTCCGTGATCGTCTCGAAGTTCCCGAGTCTCCACCTAGCGAATCTCAGTTGCAAGAGGATTACTACAAAAGTGTGCGAACCTACCTCGTCCTCACATGGATGATCGGCAACGGTATCCTTGGTATGGCTGTATCGGAGATTTACAGTGCTAGAGGCATTGGCGATAACTATTACCTGCGCTTTCTCCTCTGGTCCGTCGCTGCTCTCGCCGTCTTCCGTGCCATCGGCTCCACCACGTTTGCCGTCCTTAACGTGATCAACATGATAGTGGAAGGTCGCGTGCGCTTGAGTCTCAAGGCACCGCGATGGATGGGCGGTCTAAAAGAAAGAGTCAACGACAAGATGAGCAGTGTGTCGAGCAACCTACGCAGTTGA
- a CDS encoding and other transporter-domain-containing protein: METIKETQGELRSDPTPQDGRTPEAKTRSATAVLQNPLANMTHDELVADAENLAQDNGLDSYRPWFSKGALIAKVINTPKGYEAIEELTEEDKELLRNEDEHRWKSQPKMLYFLCALCAGCAIVQGMDQTVINGAQHFYFEEYKIKDRALQGLTNGAPYASAALIGCWLNAPLNTYFGRRGTIAFSCLLAFVTGIWQAAANSWTCLLIARFTLGLAVGAKSSTTPVYAAECAPKAIRGALTMMWQMWTAFGIMLGFASSLAFQNIKWPNQYAPWRWMIGSTALPPLIVGLLIFLLPESPRWYMDRGDLQKAYLSLRKLRRDDLQAARDLYLAWKFLEAEQNSKEGRKTLKELFTVRRNWRAAQSSWFCMLMQQFCGVNVIAYYSTKIFTDAGYTRSQALLASFGGGAINWIFALPAIWTIDTFGRRNLLLVTFPMMSACLYWTGSCFGIQDNGLRLPLIATSIYIFMAVYSPGLGPVPFTYSAEAFPLHIRALGMASATSITWSFNFLLSFTWPMMEKSFKPSGAFYWYATWNVVGFVFTYYLLPETKALSLEELDIVFSVRNRDHVRHYSKRMGWYAKRLMGRSPDLMPPLYELENSTVGSMSGEAVK, encoded by the exons ATGGAAACGATTAAAGAAACTCAAGGTGAGCTTCGCTCCGACCCGACACCACAAGATGGCAGGACTCCTGAAGCCAAGACGAGATCAGCAACTGCAGTACTACAAAATCCACTGGCCAACATGACGCATGACGAATTGGTCGCCGATGCAGAGAACCTCGCCCAGGATAATGGATTGGACAGCTATAGGCCGTGGTTTTCCAAAGGCGCACTCATAGCCAAAGTCATCAACACGCCGAAAGGATACGAGGCGATAGAGGAGTTGACCGAGGAGGACAAGGAGCTCCTAAGGAACGAAGATGAACATCGTTGGAAGTCTCAGCCAAAGATGCTTTACTTCCTCTGCGCATTGTGTGCGGGTTGCGCTATTGTGCAGGGCATGGATCAGACAGTCATCAATGGTGCACAG CACTTCTACTTCGAAGAGTACAAAATCAAAGATAGAGCGCTGCAAGGTCTGACAAACGGCGCACCTTATGCCTCTGCTGCCCTCATCGGATGCTGGCTCAACGCACCCTTAAACACATACTTTGGCCGTCGAGGAACCATCGCCTTTTCCTGTCTCTTGGCTTTTGTCACGGGAATATGGCAAGCTGCTGCTAACAGTTGGACATGTCTACTCATTGCACGCTTCACCCTCGGGCTCGCAGTTGGCGCCAAGTCAAGTACCACTCCCGTATACGCAGCTGAATGTGCACCCAAGGCAATTCGAGGCGCCTTGACCATGATGTGGCAGATGTGGACGGCTTTCGGCATCATGCTCggctttgcttcttctttagCTTTCCAGAACATCAAATGGCCGAATCAGTACGCAccttggagatggatgatcGGTTCAACGGCTCTTCCACCGTTGATCGTTGGTCTTCTGATTTTCCTTCTCCCCGAGAGTCCACGTTGGTATATGGATAGGGGAGACTTGCAGAAGGCATACCTTTCGCTTAGGAAGCTTCGTCGGGATGACCTTCAAGCTGCTCGGGATCTCTATCTCGCTTGGAAGTTCTTGGAGGCCGAGCAAAACTCCAAAGAAGGCCGGAAAACTTTGAAGGAGCTCTTCACAGTACGGAGGAACTGGAGAGCTGCGCAGTCTTCGTGGTTCTGTATGCTGATGCAGCAGTTCTGTGGTG TAAACGTGATCGCATATTACAGCACCAAGATCTTTACAGATGCAGGATATACCCGCTCTCAAGCCCTCCTGGCCTCATTCGGTGGCGGTGCCATCAACTGGATCTTTGCGCTGCCTGCAATTTGGACTATTGATACCTTTGGCCGCCGTAACCTCCTGCTAGTTACGTTCCCCATGATGAGCGCTTGTCTGTATTGGACCGGCTCATGCTTCGGTATTCAAGACAAcggtcttcgtcttcctctcatCGCCACCAGTATTTACATCTTCATGGCCGTTTACTCACCTGGTCTCGGTCCTGTTCCCTTTACATATAGCGCAGAGGCATTCCCCTTGCATATCAGGGCTCTTGGTATGgcctcagcaacatcaaTCACCTGGTCATTTAACTTTTTACTCAGCTTTACGTGGCCGATGATGGAAAAGTCATTTAAACCCTCAGGCGCCTTTTACTGGTATGCGACGTGGAACGTGGTCGGATTCGTATTTACGTATTACCTGCTTCCAGAGACGAAGGCGCTGTCGTTGGAGGAACTGGATATCGTGTTTAGCGTTCGGAATCGTGATCATGTTCGACACTACTCCAAGCGAATGGGATGGTATGCAAAGCGTCTCATGGGTCGTAGCCCGGACCTCATGCCGCCGTTATATGAGTTGGAGAATTCTACGGTGGGATCAATGTCCGGCGAGGCAGTCAAATAG
- a CDS encoding Extradiol ring-cleavage dioxygenase, class III enzyme, subunit B, protein MSKVAPVIALSHGGGPMPVLGDPKHESIVYSLKNRVPKILKLGTPDQPRAIILVTAHWSTAKPTISSGASHKLLYDYYGFPRESYSLKYPAPGHPEIANEIADALRGEGLTPELDDERGWDHGVFIPLLLVNPKADIPVVQVSVLESEDPEEHLRMGAALRKLRANNIAVVGSGFASFHNIRAMMMLMNAGSEQQAQFRTLSDEWNNTLTEATLKKDTDERWKALKGWRKFPYADMMHPPNGGEHFMPLLVCAGAAREGEETRKYNDEYVGVEISTFYWGSEEESKL, encoded by the exons ATGTCAAAGGTTGCCCCTGTAATTGCGCTATCCCATGGCGGTG GCCCGATGCCTGTTCTTGGCGACCCTAAGCATGAAAGCATTGTCTACTCCCTAAAGAACCGCGTCCCCAAGATCCTCAAGCTGGGCACCCCAGATCAACCCCGAGCCATCATCCTTGTCACCGCCCACTGGTCAACCGCAAAGCCCACCATCTCATCAGGCGCATCTCATAAGTTACTCTACGACTACTACGGGTTCCCTCGTGAATCATACTCTCTCAAGTACCCAGCACCCGGACACCCAGAGATCGCAAACGAGATCGCCGATGCTCTGCGCGGAGAAGGTCTCACACCTGAATTAGATGACGAGCGAGGATGGGACCACGGAGTTTTTATTCCGCTTCTGCTCGTCAATCCCAAAGCCGACATCCCCGTAGTCCAGGTCTCAGTTCTTGAGTCAGAGGATCCTGAAGAACATCTCCGCATGGGCGCAGCACTGCGAAAACTGCGAGCCAACAATATCGCCGTCGTTGGTTCAGGATTTGCAAGCTTTCATAACATTCGcgccatgatgatgctgatgaatGCGGGGTCTGAACAGCAGGCGCAATTCCGAACCTTGTCTGATGAATGGAACAACACATTGACTGAGGCGACGCTCAAGAAGGATACAGATGAGCGGTGGAAGGCTCTCAAGGGGTGGAGAAAATTTCCATATGCTGATATGATGCACCCGCCTAATGGAGGAGAGCACTTTATGCCATTGCTTGTGTGCGCGGGAGCAGCAAGGGAGGGAGAAGAGACGAGAAAGTACAACGATGAGTATGTTGGAGTTGAGATTAGCACATTCTACTGGGGATCGGAGGAAGAGAGCAAACTGTAA